The Diadema setosum chromosome 12, eeDiaSeto1, whole genome shotgun sequence genome has a segment encoding these proteins:
- the LOC140236203 gene encoding Rieske domain-containing protein-like, translated as MPGQLSTSPQARFIEELIDIGTCVDQEKRRFMSENNGVLYFRVETVKFEELYDWSNPEQKWKSHQVSGRQLRRSNSMPTGSLVSLNEDNIALFRYGELLFAVGEKCPHLGGPLHLGDIEVLPDMSICVKCPWHKWCIDLTSGEVKLPEGRKEKSSMTYPTKIDEEGHIFVGFRNFSGKYFSGDVDF; from the exons ATGCCTGGACAGCTAAGCACGTCGCCACAGGCGCGATTTATTGAGGAACTCATCGACATTGGTACGTGTGTGGACCAAGAAAAACGGCGTTTCATGAGCGAAAACAACGGAGTTCTGTATTTTCGTGTGGAGACCGTGAAATTCGAAG AGCTCTACGATTGGTCCAACCCAGAGCAGAAATGGAAAAGTCATCAGGTTAGCGGACGCCAGCTGAGACGGTCTAACAGCATGCCGACAGGGAGTCTTGTCAGCCTCAATGAGGACAACATCGCCCTCTTTCGCTACGGCGAGCTGCTCTTTGCCGTGGGAGAGAAATGTCCACATTTAG GAGGCCCTTTGCATCTTGGTGATATTGAGGTATTGCCAGACATGTCCATCTGTGTCAAGTGTCCATGGCATAAGTGGTGCATTGACCTGACTTCCGGAGAGGTCAAACTGCCAGAAGGTCGCAAGGAGAAGAGCAGTATGACCTATCCAACTAAGATTGACGAGGAGGGTCATATATTTGTTGGTTTCAGGAATTTCAGTGGCAAGTACTTTTCTGGTGATGTAGACTTCTGA